Part of the bacterium genome, CGCGGCCGGCTTGCCCGCCTCGCGTTTCACCCACTGCCAGACCTGAACGGTCTTCTCAGCATCGGTATAGATAATGAAATGCTCGTGGTAGAGTTTTCTTATTCTGTTGTCGATCTTGCGCCTGATCGCATACTCTGGTATTACGCCACCCGATGAAGGCGAGCAGACGAAGGCGACCATGCCGCGCTTCTCGGCGATGCTCCTGAGATTGCATGTCTCGCCATCTACGGTGAGACTGAACTCCTTTGTGTAATGGTCCCAGCCGAGCTCGTCAATGAAGAGGCTCTTGAAAGCGAAATCCCTGAGATATCCCCTTACACGGTCTCGGTCGAGGCGCCTCATCTATTTCCCCTTCTCCTCAGCAACCAGCCCCATCGAGCATATTATCTCCGGCTCACCGGTGACCTGTTCCTTTTCCACCTGGCAGAGACGGCCGTCCTTGCGCCGGTCAATTACGAGCTCCGCCAGCTTCATGTCTGATATCCCGGAGCGCAGCTGCCTGTTGAGAGCGTCCGTGGCCGAAGGACGCAGAGGGAATTGATAGATGTCATAAAGCGCCTTCTCGAGCTTCGCCGAGTCAACATAGACGGCGTCCTTGGTATCTTCGATGTACCGCTTCAATCGCTCGTAGGTCTTGAACCGTGCGCCTGACGGTTTTCCAAGCTGGCCACCGACCGATTTCTCCTCTTCGATAATGTGTTCCACTGCCCGCTTGACGAGACGATGATGGTCCGCGCGCCTCGGGAGAGCCGGGGTATCGGGATCGCATTTGACTGCTCTCAGGATCTCGGACTGAGATTCTGATATGATCTCGCCTCTCTTGTCCACCCACGCAAGAGCATCATCTTTGTTGCCTGTCCGGACATAGACCAACGCGCCGTCCTTGCCTCCATGCATAGGGGCCGTTTCCCGCGTCGAAAACACAACGTTCGGCATTGTCTTGATGGTCTTCTCGAGCTTCGGGTCCTTCTCGATGGCGTTTTTCCATATCCCGTATGCGCGGGAGGCGAGATCGACCTCGGAATCTGGGTCATCGTCCAAGAGTCCAGCCTTTTCGTTGTAGAGGTCAACGATAGCCTGGCTGTCCTCGTCGTCCTCGAAGAAGGCCTCGTCCGTGCCAACCACCTCTGCGTTCTCGCGCAGGCGCTGCCGTACCCTCGCCCTGAGGTGTATGATCTGCTCTACGCCGTCCGCTGGCATGAATGAATAACAGAGGATCTCGTTCGATTTCTGGCCTATCCGATCAACACGCCCGGCGCGTTGGACGAGGCGCACGATTGCCCAGGGGAGGTCGTAGTTGACGACGATGTAGCCGTCTTGAAGGTTCTGACCCTCGCTGAGAACGTCCGTCGCCACAAGCACGCGAAGCTGGTTGTCGGGCGGGAACCGGCCCTCCTTTTCATTACTGATTGGGCTGAACCGCCACGCAACTCTGGTCGGATTATCAGAATTCCCTGTCACTCCCGCCAGGCTTTCCATACCACGGCGCTTGAGTTGAGCCTCTAGATAGCGAACGGTGTCGGCGAATTGTGTGAAGACGATCACCTTGTCGTCCGTGTGCTTGCGCCTCAGGAGGTTCTCAAGCGCAGCCAGCTTGGTGTCCCTGCTCGGATCCCAGTCGCCGCATTCATACAGAACCTCGATAAGCCTCTGAGCGTCAGTCAGAAGATCGTCATGCAAGGCACGCTTAAAGAATTCGATCGGGAGCCATTTGAATTTCGATTTCAGTCTATCGAGGAAAGTGGAATAGACCTGCGCCGCACGTTCCCTGAATTGCTCCTCAGTCCTAAGCCCGGACGTCGCCAAAGCCGCGTTTCTCTGAACATCTTCCTCATCCTCATCGGCTATCCGAGCATCCAGAAGGGCTGCATCCTGCGGGCCTATCGGAAGAGCCTCGCCGTTCTCGATTGCGTGAATGAAGACGAAGTTGCGCAGTGTGTGGCGCTCAATCGACTCTATGAATACCTGACCGCTGCTCTCCAACCGCTTGAAGAGATTGGTTCGGCAGAATCCCATGAGCTGCTTACCCGCGCGGGACAGATCATCCAGCACCTTCTGTTCTCCCGGTGTCGTCTCCATCTCAAGTGACTCCCGGACGTAGTTCCCGAGGCCATATCTCGGCAGGTTCAACGCCCTTATCTTGTCGGCGACGGGGTCCGAGAAGAGCTTGGCATACTGATCGCTGGGGTCGTCGTCCTTTATCTCGAACTTCACCGTCTTCGGTATGCGCTCAGGGAAATAACATGGCCTCCCATCCGCGAATGTCAGGAAGGGCCGTCCCGAGTCAGGGTCCTTCTTGGCGTAGTTATCCTGAATGAACGTACGTGTGCGTCTGACTAAGTAAAGCCGCATCAGGTCCCGCCAATCGTCCATATACGGGCTCTTCTCGAATGCAGCAAGAGTGCGAATAGGGCATTGGTATTTTCGGACGAATTCAACATCGCCTATCTCACGCAGAAGTCTCTCTGGACGGATACCGACGTCGAAAGTCTCGGGCACAAACAGGCGCAGCTGGTTTGACAGGTCGAGGTATGTTTTGTTGTAAGGCGTCGCGGAGAGCAGGATGCACCTGCTTTCGTTTCTGTCAATATACTGCTGGATCGCCCTGTAGCGCTTCCCCTCGCGGTTCCTTAGGTTGTGGCTCTCGTCAATGATGACGACCCTGAAGCGCTTGATGTTGGGCAATTCATCGATGACCTTTCCCAGAGAGACTATCTCATAACCACGCATGCGATAGCGCGTAGCGTGGTCCTTCCACATCGGGATGAGATTAGGCGGGCAAATTATCAGCGTTTCTAAGTTATGGGGCTCCTCCTCAAATATCCGGGCCAACGCGGTCGCCATGAGCGTCTTGCCGAGCCCGACGACGTCACCGATGATCACTCCTCCACGCTTGTTAAGGTGGCGAGCCGCAAT contains:
- a CDS encoding helicase-related protein, with amino-acid sequence MPRIFDNIDRTLLPALRETLEKSERADFCVGYFNLRGWKRLHSFIEKWKGGDGNCCRLLVGMQRLPDEELRLAIGLARSGDRIDNQTALKLKRELAKQFKEQLEAGLPSDEDEVGLQKLAAQIRAKKVVVKLYLRHPLHAKLYLLFRPDPDAPTVGYLGSSNLTFAGLAMQGELNIDVLDHDACEKLARWFEDRWNDQWCLDISRELLEIIELSWAREDLIPPYHIYIKMAYHLSQEARAGLTEFFLPPEFQGVLFEFQEAAVKIAARHLNKRGGVIIGDVVGLGKTLMATALARIFEEEPHNLETLIICPPNLIPMWKDHATRYRMRGYEIVSLGKVIDELPNIKRFRVVIIDESHNLRNREGKRYRAIQQYIDRNESRCILLSATPYNKTYLDLSNQLRLFVPETFDVGIRPERLLREIGDVEFVRKYQCPIRTLAAFEKSPYMDDWRDLMRLYLVRRTRTFIQDNYAKKDPDSGRPFLTFADGRPCYFPERIPKTVKFEIKDDDPSDQYAKLFSDPVADKIRALNLPRYGLGNYVRESLEMETTPGEQKVLDDLSRAGKQLMGFCRTNLFKRLESSGQVFIESIERHTLRNFVFIHAIENGEALPIGPQDAALLDARIADEDEEDVQRNAALATSGLRTEEQFRERAAQVYSTFLDRLKSKFKWLPIEFFKRALHDDLLTDAQRLIEVLYECGDWDPSRDTKLAALENLLRRKHTDDKVIVFTQFADTVRYLEAQLKRRGMESLAGVTGNSDNPTRVAWRFSPISNEKEGRFPPDNQLRVLVATDVLSEGQNLQDGYIVVNYDLPWAIVRLVQRAGRVDRIGQKSNEILCYSFMPADGVEQIIHLRARVRQRLRENAEVVGTDEAFFEDDEDSQAIVDLYNEKAGLLDDDPDSEVDLASRAYGIWKNAIEKDPKLEKTIKTMPNVVFSTRETAPMHGGKDGALVYVRTGNKDDALAWVDKRGEIISESQSEILRAVKCDPDTPALPRRADHHRLVKRAVEHIIEEEKSVGGQLGKPSGARFKTYERLKRYIEDTKDAVYVDSAKLEKALYDIYQFPLRPSATDALNRQLRSGISDMKLAELVIDRRKDGRLCQVEKEQVTGEPEIICSMGLVAEEKGK